The window CGATCAGCACCAGCCCGATCGCCACGCCCGCGATCACCGGGGTCGCGTTGGAGCTGCCCGTTGCCGCGAGGTTGGTGTCGGGGGCCGTGCCCCCCACCGTCGCGGGGCTCGGTTCCGTCAAGGTCTGGGTGGAGGTGTTGTCCGCCTCCGCGGCCTCCGCCGCCTGCGTCATGCAGTCCAGGACACCGGTGAAGCGCTGGGCGAAGCCGCCGGGGCCCTCGATCGTGAAGTCGTAGGCCTGATCCTCCTGGAGCGGGATCGTCACCGTCCGGGACTCGCCCGCGCCGATGGTGTACTCCGCACCCAGCAACTCGAAGGAGAAGTTCTCGTCGCCCTCATTGGCGGCCATGATGTCGACGCCGCCCTTGGCGCAGTTCTTCGCCGCCGACAGTGCCGGTATGGCGCCCTTCTTCGCCCAGGTCGCGCGTGCCGTCGCCGACACCGTCGACTCGCTGGAGCCGGCCAGGATCTGCGTCTGGCTGCGGCTCTCGGAGGTGAAGGCACGGCCCACGGGGACGGTCGTGGAGGCCTGCACCGTCAACTCCGCCGTGCCGGCCGCCGCGTCCTCGGGCACATCGACGTAGATCTGCCCGCCGTCCGCGGTCGAGGTGACGGGCTTGCCGGTCCTGTCGACGATCCGTACGCCGCTCGTGGCCGCGTCCGCCGGCGGCGTCACCGTCACGGCCGACGCCCCCGTGCGCACCGTCACCGGGCCCAGCCGCTCGCCGGGGCGCCCGGACAGCGCGGCCGGGTCGAGGGTCAGCGACGCCGCGGGCTCGGCCACGTCCCGGGCGCTCTTCTCCAGATAGTCGGCGAGCTTCTCGGCCTGCGGATCCGCGGCATCGACGTCCGCGTCGTCCGAGTAGCGCCACACGGCCACCTGCGTGCCGGCCGCCGCGTCCTGCTCGGTGAGCCCGCCCTGGACGCCCGCCTTCTCGGCCAGCGCCGCCAGGTCGTTCACCTGCGGGTAGGAGTTCTGCAGGATCCAGCGGATCTTGCCCGAGTTCTCGTTGGCGCCGAGGGAGGTCCCGCTCCACGGCGTCTCGTGGTACTTGGCATCCTTCTGCGTGGGGTTGTACAGGTCCACGCAGTACGTCTGCAGGGTCCCGCCACCGTCGACGGACATCTCGAACAGGCCCGCCGAGACCTCCTGGTCGCCGGTCTCGCTGTGGATGACCGCCGCGCCGTGGGTCTTCAGGCCGCCTATCGTCGCGGTCGCCCCGCCCTGGTTCTGCGCCGTTCCGTCGGCGGCGGCCTGACCGGCACCGGCCACCAGCACACCGGCGGCGACCAGGCCGGACACCAGCGTCGCGGCGGCAAGTCGGGCCGCCCCTCGTCCGCGCCCGGACAGCGCGGAGAAAGAAGAAAGCACAGAATTCCCCTTCGAGCAGGACCCGTTGACGTGGGGGGTACGGTCCTACCAGCAGAACTACAAGCTCCGAGAGCCTTGTTCGGCATCCTAAGGACCGGGCGTCCCACGCTTCCCAGGGATCCCGTAGGACAAGCGATCCGACTCGGAATCGTTATCGCGGGGACCCGCTGCGAACAGGGCTTATCGACAAATCCACCAGGGTTGTTCGGCACGCATTCGCCGATAAGCCGCAGTTCGGTCAACGATCACAGGCGTACTGACGTCACGTCACCGCCGCCGGTTCCGGCGCGGGTTGAGCCACCGCCTCCGGTGTCTCCCAGTCCGGCTCCGGACCCGGGGGCGGACCGCTCACCGCCGGCTCCGGCCTGCCCGGGCGGCGGAAGGCCGAGGTGCCCCGCGCGAGATCGTGACCGATCGCCACCGCGTCGATGTCGGCCGAGGTCCAGGTCTGCTGCTCGCGCACCTCCGAGCGGACCTTCAGCCTGCCCTGCACCAGGACGGGGTCGCCCACGGTCAGCGACGCCGCCGCGTTCGTGGCGAGCTGCCGATTGGCCCACACCGTGAAGAAGTTGGTGTGCCCGTCCGTCCACTCGTTCTTCTCGCGGTCCAGATAACGGGCGGTCACCGCCAGCCGGAACCGCGCCGAGGGTCCCGTCGCGACCTCCCGGTACACCGGCTGCGTCGCCACGTTCCCCACCACGGAAATGATCGTCTCGTTCATCGTGCACCCCTCCCGGATACGCCTACGGGCCCGTCCCGTACGGCTGCGTCTGCCGCGACGACCGCGTCCCTCGCGAATCGCCGCGAAGCCAGACTGCCTCCGCCGGGCCGAGCCCGCAGCGCCCTGTGGATCACCCCGGCGCCTGTGGAAAACCTCGCCACTCGAACGAGGCGTTCCACCCCACCCGCATCACCCCACGCCCACCCCCGTGACCCTCCCGTACTGCTCCCGAACCTCCCGATACCGCAGCAACTCCGCCGCCACCGGATCCAGCACCCGCGCCCGCCCGCATCCGGCAGCCGCCTCCCGCAACCGCCGCTCCGCCTCCATGCCGTACCGCCGCGCAGGCCCCCGAGCCGCCATCCGGCAGCTCCACTCCACGAGCGGCCCGCCGACGATCCCGGCCACCATCAGCAGCACCGGCACGCCCAGGTTCGGCGCCATGACGCCCACGATCTGCCCCACGAGCCACAAACCACCCACCACCTGCAACAGCGTCATCGACGCCTGCACCAGCACCGCCGCGGGCCACCACCCCGGCCGCGGCGGCCGCCCCGGCGGCAGCCCCGCGCGGGCGGCCAGGTCGTCCAGCGCCTCGGGCAGCCCCTGCGAGCCGCGTACGGCCGCCTCGCGCACTGCCTGCGCCCACGGCGCCGGGAGCCCGCCGGACGCCCGCTCGGCGACCGTACGCACCGCCTGCTCCACACGCTGGCGCGCGGTGGCCTCCTCGTCCGCCTGGGCGCGCAACGGGAGCCGTCCCGTGGGAGGTTCACGCCGGTCCTGGTACCAGCGCCACAGCCGTAGCCAGGGCGTCCCGCACGCGCGATTGGCGTTGCGCAGCCAGGCGCGCTCGGCGGCCTCGCCCGCCGCGGTGGCGCCCACCGCGTCCGCGAGCCGGGCGGCGAACTCGTCCCGGGCCTCCTCGCTCAGCCCGGTCCGCCGGGAGGTGGCGTAGACAGGCCGCAGCCCCCACGCGGCGGCGTCGATGTCGGCGGAGATCCGGCGCGCGGCGGCCCCGCGCTCCGAAACGAACTGGCCGAGCGCCTCGCGCAGTTCACCGACGCCGTCCCCGGTGAGCGCGGACAGCGCGAGCACGGTCGCCCCCGGTTCGCCGTACTCGCCGAGCGCGATGCCGTCCTCGTCCAGCAGCCGCCGCAGATCGTCGAGGACCTGTTCGGTCGCCTCCCCGGGGAGCCGGTCGATCTGGTTGAGGACGACGAACATGACCTCGGCGTGGCCCGCCATGGGCCGCAGATAGCGCTCGTGCAGGACGGCGTCGGCGTACTTCTCGGGGTCCACGACCCAGATGACGGCGTCGACGAGGTCCAGCACCCGGTCCACCTGCTCGCGGTGCGCCACGGCCGCCGAGTCGTGGTCGGGCAGGTCGACCAGGACGAGGCCGCGCAGCTGTCCCTCGGCGTCCGTGTGCTGGGCGGGGCGGCGGCGCAGCCGGGGCGGGATGCCGAGCCGGTCGATGAGGCTGGCCGCGCCGTCGCTCCAACTGCACGCGATGGGCGCGGCGGTGGTCGGGCGGCGCACGCCCGTCTCCGAGATCGTCACCCCGGCCAGCGCGTTGAACAGCTGCGACTTGCCGCTGCCGGTGGCGCCCGCGATGGCGACCACGGTGTGCTGACCGGAGAGTCTGCGCCGCGCGGCGGCCTCGTCTAGCACCCGTCCGGCCTCGGCGAGGGTCCGGCTGTCGAGCCGGGTCCGGGACAGCCCCACCAGCTCCCGCAGCGCGTCGAGCCGCGACCGCAGGGCGCCGTCGTACGCCAGGGTGGTCGCCGTCTGCGGGGCGGAGGCCCGGCTCTCCACGACGGGTGCGGGCTGCTGCTCCCCGGCGGTCTCGGTCACCCGACGCGCGATCAGCCCGTCGCCCCAGGGGGCCCCGGAGTCCGCACCAGAGGTGGCGTCGTCCACGCGCGCGTGCTCGTCCTCGGCCTCTTCGGCCTCCTCAGGTTCTACGGCCTCCTCCTCGTCGGAACTGGCGCCGGACGCCTCGGCCTCCTCGGGAACGCTCTCGGCGGCGCCGTCCTCGGCGGGTTCCGTGTGTCCATGGTCGTGGTCCTGGTCAGTGACGGCGGTCACCGGTCACCTCTCCTTCTGCAGTACGGACAGCGCGGCGATGAGTTCGGCCTGTGGCTCCGGGTGGACGTCGAGGGCGTCGAGGGGGGCGAGCCGGCGCTCGCGTTCGGTGTGCATGACCCGGTCGAGATGGTCGGCGAGCAGCCGCCCGCCCCGGTCGCGCAGCCGCAGCGCGCCGTGGGCCCCGATGCGCTCGGCGAGCCCCTCACCCGCGGAACGGGCTCTACGGCCGCCCAGAAGCGCGGTGGCGACGAGGGCGGCGACCACGTCGGGGTCGGGCGCCGCACTCCGGTCGAGGACGCGCACCCCGTCCTCGGCGTACTCCTCCAGCTCGCGCCGCCACCGCCGTACCGCCAGACCGATGCGGTGCTCGGCGGTCTCCGGATGACCGTCGCGGTCCCGGAGGCTGGGGGCGGCGGCCGCCGGTTCGCGGCGCCAGGCCTCGTCGACGCGCTCGTCGGCGGCCGTGACGGCACAGAGCAGCAGGGCGGCGAGGCTCTCCACGAGGGCGTCCAGGAGCTCACCGGCCGTGCAGTCGAGGGGGAAGGCGCGCCAGCGTTTGAGGGCGTCGCCGGCGAGGACGGCGCCGGACTGCAGACGGCCCCGTACGCGCGCGTGCTCGCTGTCGTACGCCGAGTCGACGGCGGAGGTGAGGCGGAGCGCGGCGGCGTACTGGGCGGCGGCGGCGCTGGCCAGCTCGGGCATCCGGGCTTTGAGGGAGTCGAGGACGCCGTAGGCCGTGCGGGCCATGACGTGCTGGCGGGCGGCCGGGTCCTGGGCCTGGTGGACGAGCCAGGTGCGCAGCGGCGCCACGGCGCTGGCGGGAAGCAGGCCGCCGCCCCAGGCCGACTCGGGCAGCTCGGGGACGGTGAAGCGGGGCACGTGGCCGAGGCCGGCCTTGGTGAGCAGGGCGCCGTACTGCCGGGAGACCTCGGAGACGACCTGGTGGGGGACCCGGTCGAGGACGGTGACGAGGGTGACGTCGTACTCCTTGGCGGTGCGCAGCAGGTGCCAGGGGACGGCGTCGGCGTAGCGGGCGGCCGTGGTGACCATGACCCAGATGTCGGCCGCGCAGATGAGCTCGGCGGCGAGGACGCGGTTGTCGGCGACCAGGGAGTCGATGTCGGGCGCGTCGAGGAGGGCGAGGCCGCGCGGGAGCGTTTCGGCGGTCTCGACGCGCAGCACGCGCGCGGGGTCCTCGCCGGGCAGCAGGAGCTCGTCGCCGGGGTCCTGCTGGGGCACCCATACGCGTGTGAGGTCGGGCAGGACGCGCATCCCGCTGAACCAGTGATGATCCTCCGGATGGCACACCAGTACCGGGGTCCGAGTGGTGGGCCGCAACACCCCCGCCTCGCTGACCCGGTTGCCCACCAGGGAGTTGACCAGCGTCGACTTTCCGGCCCCGGTGGAACCTCCCACGACGGCCAGCAAAGGCGCTTCAGGCTCTCTCAACCGGGGCACCAAGTAGTCGTCGAGCTGGGCGAGCAGTTCGTCGCGGTTGGCACGCGCGCGTGGCGCCCCCGCCAGGGGCAGCGGAAAGCGTGCGGCTGCGACACGGTCGCGCAGAGCGGAGAGTGCGTCGATCAGCTGAGGCCGTACGTCCAAGGTCACCACATGCGAAGAATGCCCAATTTTAGGGGAATTCTGAAGCATATGAGCATGTCTGCGCGCCGACGGAACACAAGGGACGGAAGGGGCGACTGGGACACCAGCACAGTCCAGGCATAACGAGTGCACAACACCCGGTGCGCCAGACGCCAAAAGCGGTGCACGATTCGTACCTGCCTGCGATTATCAGGACCGCTTCACCGAACCTCCACATCGAGCCACGGAGGCGAAGCAACAGAGACAAGGACGCGGGAGCCCTATCCTTGTCCCGGCAACGTCACGGATCAGCCCGCACCCGGGCACCACGACAGAGGCCACCACACCGGCCCCCGTAGCTCAGTGGATAGAGCAGGCGCCTTCTAAGCGCTTGGCCGCAGGTTCGAGTCCTGCCGGGGGCGCCGCACTGCCCTGAGTTATCGCAGGTCAGGGCGTATTTTCCGGCCCTCGCCGCAAAGTCGCGCCCTATCGCGAGACCTGTCTACACGTGCGGGTGTCCGCGGGCGACACCCCGCCCCACCAGGTGTTGGTCGTCTCATCGCGCAGCCGCAGGTTCGCGCCCGGGGTGTATATCGCGAATCGCGGAAACTTCACTGTCCGTTACCGCTTGGGCAGGCTTCTCGGGCTTCCGCTACCCGGCAAGCTTCCCGGCACGGCGGCCGTTGACCATCATGCCGTTCTGCGACCACAGGTACATGACTCCAGGACATCAGTCGTCAGCCGTTGCTGATCTCGCGTTCGGCGATGCGTGCACTGGTGACCGCGATCGAGGATGACTCGATCGCCCGCGACCCCATTCGGTAGCACGTCCCGCATTGGCCGACGCCGAGCGCTTCGAGCTACCCGCTGCCCTGCCCACCGGCACCCGACCGGGGTGCTGCACCGGCCCGGTGCCGAGTCAGCACTGTGCGCCAACTCGCACGCAATATTGAACGACTGGCGACGCTACCTCGAAACCTGGCTCAACCTTCCGCGAGTTCGCGCAAGATAGCAGACGAGCCCCGAGAGTTGACGAGCACAACTGGTCGCGTTCCCCGCTTGGCAGTAATGAAGTCGGTGGCGGCATGCTTCGCCGATGCTGTCACCACGACGAAGACGTCAGCGTTGGCTGCCTGTGCGGCAAGTTTGCTGCTGCCGTCGTGCTCGGCACTCGTCTCGATGTCGATCTTGGGCACCAAGCTGCGCAGTACCTGTGCAGCCCGGGTGGTGGCCGACTCGGTCAGGGAGTACAGCACCACCTTTGAGTCCTGCAGGTGGCGGTACGGCGCTCCGGGGTCGGCGTCCTGTACCTGCTCGGTGAGCAAGTCTTCTGGGACACCGCATCCCAGTTCGCCGGCTATGAGCTTGATGGCCTCAATGTCGGTTGGGTCCAGTGCCGTCTTAAACGGCCTCACCGCATTAGTGATCTTGTAGAAGAAGTCAACAGTTGCGGGGCTGGTTGCCGCTGCCGATGTGGCTGTCGCCGTCTGCAGTACGTCGATCGCCCACGTCGTGGTCACAGCGGAGACGTTCGCGGAGACGATGAGATCAGTCCACTCGAGCGCCGATGCGAACACCGCGGATGTGGGGTTGGCAGACAGCAGATAGTCCAGTAGGGCTTGGGTCTGCACCCGAACGCCGGCCGAGTTCTTGCCACTGAGCGCGAGACCGGCAAGGACACGTTCGCTGAGTTCGGCCGCTCCATCTTCAGTGAAGATGGAGCGGTGCGCCGCCATGAACTGGCCTCCGATCTCACCGAGTTTGCCGAGTACCTCGTCGGAGGCATCGTGAAACCATGCGGTCAGTGCACTGCTACTCAGTGGCGTCCAGGCGTCAGTGATTTCGGGGTCGGCAGCCAGCGCTGTGCTGCCATGGTCCCCGTCCAGAGCGTCCAGCCAGGTGCGCCAGTCCAGGCGGGGTCCGTCCTGGGTGAACTGCTCCAGCCAGGCAAGATCATCGCGCAGGCGTGCACTCGCTCCGTCGATCAAGCCACGGAGGTGATGCGTGGAGATGTACTCAAGTGCCAGCGCTGCTTGCTGTGGTGACTGCAGGTCGCGTGCACAGGTCAGGAGCAGGTATGCCGCGTGCAGGCTCGGTTCGAGCGTCAGCACCAGTTCGATGGCTGCCTGAAGTTCGCCCCGGGCCATCATCCCGGTCGCGCGCTCGAGGGGCGATTCGCCCGGGGCACCGGGCTGGTCCAGGGGGGCGGGTGGCTCCGACGGGGCGGTGGGCTGAGGAGTTCGTTCCCGGTGCAGGTGCAGCACATTGCGCAGATGGGCGGGGAGGCCGGGTTCGATCGTGCCGGCTTCGTCGAGGAGCCTGTTGAGTGTGTCGTCTCCCGCGTCGCCGTCGACCGCGATGAGGAACTCCACGACAGCCTGCGCCCGACTCGTTGTCGGTGTGCCCGAGAACAGCGGCCGGAATGCCGCAGGGACCGCGGCAACGGCTCCGAGCAGTTCTTCCTCTTTGCCTGCTGTGTCGTGCCGGGCGAACCATCTGGCGTAGACCGCCTGCTGGATCACTTGAGTGACACTCAGGGGGCGACGCATGGCGAGGACGTGGTCGAGATCCCGGTCCCCGAGAACGGCCTTCCAATCCTCGAGTCCAGCGAACAGTCGCAGTCGCAGGAAGGCCAGGTTCGGCTGGTCGAGATCGGCGGTCGCCTCGAGTTCGCGCAGGCAGGCCAAGGCGACAGTACGGTCGCGGGCAGCGATGGCGTGTCCGAGGTCGTCGAGGACCTCGACGGTGGTTCGGGGGGCGTCGAACTCCGAGGGCGGCCGGCCGTTGAGGAGTTTACTGAGAACCAGCAGGGCGTCGCGTACCTGGCCTCGCGCGTGTTTCCAATCCTCCGAATCCGCTGTCGGGCGGGGCATCACCTCAAAGCGCAGTGGCTTGACAGGTGCCTTTGCCAGTGCGGCGTCGAACGGATCAGCCGGGTTGAGGGCACCACGGTGGCGAGGCAGGTCGCTGAAGGTGGGGCCGATCCAACTGTCGAGGATGGCGAGTGTCTCGCGCTGCTGGCGCGGGGTGGGTGCGAAGCCGTACCACCACAGGCGGCCGTGAGAACTTCGTGGCAAGAATCCGATCTGGCGCTGCTGGATGCCTGCCATAAAGTTCTCGAGGATGAGTTGCAGGTTCGGTTCTACCCGTGTGGGCGTGATGTCGTTGCCTGGACCGAAGAATTCCTTGAAGTCGACGCTCATGGCAATTGGTACCTGTTCTGGTATTCGACCCAAGCGCGGGCGATCTGGTCGGGGTCGGATACGACGGTGACGCCTTCCTGGTTCACTCTCTGGCCGAAGAAGGTGAAGTTCATCGAGCCGTGAACGTGGAATCGGTCGCTCACCATGCCCTTGTCGTGCAGTGTGTTCCGGATAAGCAAGGTCGGCCGTGGCCCCACCGGGGCGAGGTCGGTGAGGCGTTGTCCTGTGATGGCGTTGCGCGGCTCGTCGCGCATGATCACTCGGACGTCCGAGCCACGGCGGGCGAGTTCGGTGAGTACTTCCGTCAGCCGGATGGGTCGGGCCGGCAAGGCGGGGAGCACGCTCTTGAACTGTCCGGATGCATTGTCGATGACGACAATGTCGGAGATCCACGGGGACAGTACCCACAAGCGACTTGACGGCGCCAGCAGCTCGGACACCAATAGGTTCTGCACCAGATCGGTGAGTTGTCGAGTCTCGCCGGCCCCGGCGGTGATGATCCTTCTCATGCGGACACCTCGGCAAGTTCGAGGGTGGCCACGACGCTGCCCTCGGAGCGGTGATCGATCTCGACGACTCGTGGGAATACCTGGAGGAAGTCCGTTTCGATGGCGCGGATCGACAGATCCACCAGCATGCCTGCCAGGACGGGTACGTCCTCGGGGGGTGCGATGAGTTGGGCGGATCCCTGTTGGGCCAGGCGTGTGCGCACTAGGGCGACCGCGTCGGGATCTGTCACGCTGATGAGGTCGGCTGTTGACGTGAACAGCCCCCGGAGCAGATCGGGTGCGGCCGGCAAATTGTCGAAGTAGGGGTTCCACGACTGCAGTGCTCCGGAGCGTATGGCCCATCCGCGTGGCCAGAGGGCGCTCTGGATAGCGTCGATACGTTGGCGGTCCGAGGAGTTCGCGGACAGGTTTAGTCCGGCGTCCAAGTCGTGCCTCTGACGCATCAGATAGGCCCAGGTACGCGGCGAGATTTCAAGGCCCAGACGTTGCTCTTGGATCTCCCACTCGTCGATGAGGGTGCGTAGTGCCTGGTCCGTCTGTGCGGTCGATCCGGGCCGGAGCAGGCGGTTGGCCAGGCTCGAGACGACGGATTGTTCCGCGCCATGGATGCCTGAGGCGCGCAACTGCGCCCGTATTCGATCAAGGTTTTTCACCCGGTCTGCCTGTGTCGCCGAACCTCGGTATTCAGCAACGAGGTCGAGCCAGTCGCTGCGCTCGTTGGTGTAGCGCACGATCCGCCGCATGTGCGCGTCGACCAGTTCGCTGGTGGAGGGCTGGACGGCTCTCATGATCAGCCGTAGGAACCGCCGCGGGTCGGGGCGCACGCGCGTCGCCAGCGCTTCGATGAAGCCGCCGCCGCCGATCGAGGCTTCGGTGAGCCAGACCTGGCCGCGGCGCCATGTGCCGTCGGGGCCGTAGCCGGGCTCTATGTCGACGATGATGCCTTCGGGGTCGTGCTCGGGACAGATCTCCCGGGCGGCCCACAGGGCTGCCTGTCCCAGCGTGGCGAGGACACGCTGGCGCAGCCAGGCTTGGAACTGTGCGGGATCAGGGTTCCAGACCTGGTCCGTCAGGTGGTCCAGGCGGGCGACGATGTCCTTGTCGGCGAGGAGTTGGCGCAGTCGCTCACCCACTCGGCCGAGTGCGGCGGATTCGCTCTCCTCGACGTCCGAGCTGCGGAACATTGCCCTCAGGGTGTCCGTCAACCGGTCGGCGAAGGTTTCCCGCACCGTTTGGTAGGCGTGGGGAAGCGGCGTGCTGTCGGTCACGGCGGACATCAGCAGCATGCATTCGATGGTCTGGTGCAGCCATTCCAACTGGAACTTGTTCATCTGTTCCAGTAGATCGGGGTCGTTCGTCAGAACGTGCTGGAACCAGGCGCTGCGCAGGGCTGGGTCGATGTCGCCGGGTGGAGCAATCACCTCTGGCACCGTGATCGTCAGGCGTAGGCCGTCCACGTCGTAGGTGGCTCCGAGACCGATCCGCTCGTCATCGAGCGAGAACTGTGCTTTGACTCGGGCTTCGCCGCCGCGGGCGAAGACCAGGCTGGCCTCGCTCTGGACGGCAAGACGGCGGACCTCGACGTGGGCGTTTTGAGCGTGCAGGAAGAAGCGCGCTTCATCGATGAGGCCGCCAATGGGGTCCGACAGGGGAAGGCGGGCGACCAGGCCGAGGCCCCTCTCCAAGAACTGGGATCGCCAGACCAGGGCCGCGTTGGATGCATCCTTGAGTTCTGGCGGTGCGAGTTGGAGTTCCACCCTGTCGGGACGGACGATGGGGATGGGGGTGGGGACTCCGCCGACTTCGACGGTGGCGGCCTCCTCCCGATGGTGCGCCTGAAGGACAGGGGCGAGGTCCATGACGGTCTCGCGCTGCCCGTAGGGAATGGGGATCCAGTGCCGGTGCTCGAGGTTGCGGGTGGCAAAGCGCCGTGACACTCGTCCGGGCGCGTATTCGCGCAGCATCTGGGCCAGGCCCATCGCCTGCAACTCAGGTTCCTTTTCCCACGACTGCTGGGCGGGGATGACCACGTACGCTTCGGGAAGTGCGAGTTCGCTAAAGAGGTTCTCGGGAAAGAAGTCGGGCAGCGGATTTTTGCCCATTGTGTCCTTGCCCGTGGCGTACGTGTGGTCCTCGGCGATGGCCCACTCGTTGTCCAGTCGTCGGGCCAGTGTGGGCACGGCCGCCAGGATGAGCGGGCGAGGGGGGTGCCACAGGATCTCGGCGGCCAACTCCTCGGGCACCTGGAGTGCGCCTTCGATCCACAGACGGAGGCTGCGCTGGCGGCCGGGGTCGCGCAGCAGGTCACGCAGGATGGTGACGGCTGTCTGCTGGACCTTGCGGTTGTCCGGGTAGTCCGGATCGGCGAGACCCTTCAAGTCACGCCACAGCTTTGCGTACCGGTGAACGGGCTGCAGTTGATCTGCCAGCCAGTCAAGCATTGCCAGAGTGGCTTGAATGCGCAGGACCGCGCGGTTGCGGATGGGAAGAACCAGTTCGGGCAGGACGGGATCGAACAGCGCGTCCCAGGCCTCGTAGGTGGCACGGTCGCGTCCGTAGTCGGAGAGCACAACGACGGTGTAAGGGCGCATGCGGCGGCTTCGGCCGGCTCGGCCCTTGCGCTGCAGGAATGCGGCGACGCCGCGGGGCGCCTTGTGCTGCAGCACGGCACCGACGTCTGGATCGTCGAAGCCGACCTCGAGCGAGGCGGTGGCGACGACGAGTTGGGACGCGGTGTCGACTCCTGCGTCTTGTGAGGTAGTCCGGCTCACGTTGAGGCCTGGGCGGTCGAGGGCGTGGCCCAGTTTCACTGGCAGGTCCCAGACCTGGCCTGCGCGCCGCTGGTCGGTGAGGTTGCCTTGCCCGGGACGTCGCAGGGATGCCAGGGGGTCTTTGAACTGCTGGGTACGTGGGGCGCGGTAGCGCTGGCCTTCCGCGTCGAGGAGGTAGAAGAAGAGCCGGTTGGTGACGTCGAGGTCGTCGGTGAAGACGAACGCCTTGGTGCCCAGAAGTCCTTGGGATGTGCGCTGTGCCGGGTGGTCGAGGACGCGCGGGAGGAGCATTGCTGTCTGGATCGTCGTGGACAGCACGGAGGCGCCGCTGGTCGGGTCGCTGCGCACTGCGACCATGTATTCGGCCCCCTCGTACTCCATCTCGTCTGCGCCCGGTTCGATGTTGGTGACGAGTTCATCGTCAACGCCCGTCAGATCGGCCATGTGGCGAACGGCGTTCGACAGCGTCGCGGACAGGCCGGCGAAGGTGACCGGACTGCGCAGAGAGTGGTGCCAGCGCCGCAGGACGAGGGCTGCCTGGGCGCCGGTGGTGCCGCTGTAGGTGTGGATCTCGTCAAGCAGCATCAGGCGCGGTTTCTTGGCCGCGCCGACACCGAGCAGTTTCCCCAGCGATAGGTCGGACAGACCGCGGTTGAGCATCTCGGTGGTGGTGAACAGCACGTCCGGAGGCCGCTGGCTCATCCGATGCCGGGTCAGGACCAGCATGGAGTCGTCGAACACGCGCGAGCAGGTGCCGCAGGTCAGGCGTTCCGCTCTGGCCCTGGCGTCCTGCTCGGACCAGAACAGTGCGCCCCCGCAGACGGTGTATCCGTCACCGGGACAGGTGAAGTGAGGGCACTGAAAGCCTTCGGCCCGTTTCGTCCATGCGGAATAGGAGGCCGTCAGGCTCTTCATGCTGGTCGGGGTGTCCTTGTTGAGCACCCCGATGGTCATGGGCCGGCCGTTGGTCTTCTTCCACAGGTCGTCGAGCCGCCGGGCGTGCGCGAAAGCGGTGTTGAGTTGGTCCTTGAGGAGTTCGTTGCGCGGGTAGACGGCGAGCGCACGCGTCCATGCCGACTCGTCTTGGAGTCCCGTCAGGAAGGCGAAGGCCGGCAGGTAGAAGGCGAGGGTCTTGCCGCTTCCGGTGCCGGCACCCACGACGGTGGCGGTGGTGATGTTGGACTTCAGGGCCGTGAAGATCTGGCGGCTGGCACGGACCTGGAAGCCGCTGAGGTCGGCGTGTTGGGGGCCCCGCCGCGTCATGGCATCGATGACCTGGCGGTAGAGGTCGTGGAGCACATCGGTGCCGTCGATGACGGCGTGTCTGGGCTGATCGCGCCGCGGGTAGGCGCGGGCGCGCCGGGCGTAGCGGAAGTCCGAGACGAGAGCGGCACCTTGACGCCAGGCCGTGGGGTCGTTGGAGGGGAAGATTTGGCGCAGACGGGCCAGCAGACGCAGCGTCTCGCCGTTGCGGGTACGCCACCGCGACGGCGAGACCGCATCATCGCGGATGATCAGACCCTTGTCCTCGAGGGCCTCGATTGCCTCCTGTGCGGTGCCCAGTTCGGCGCGCTTGATGAGAACGTCATCGACGTGGGTGTGCAGTTCGTCGTCGGTGAATCCGCCGTCGACAACGCCCCAGGACAGCAGGGGGTCCTCGTGTGCTTCGAGGACGTC of the Streptomyces sp. NBC_00287 genome contains:
- a CDS encoding dynamin family protein; translation: MVTLDVRPQLIDALSALRDRVAAARFPLPLAGAPRARANRDELLAQLDDYLVPRLREPEAPLLAVVGGSTGAGKSTLVNSLVGNRVSEAGVLRPTTRTPVLVCHPEDHHWFSGMRVLPDLTRVWVPQQDPGDELLLPGEDPARVLRVETAETLPRGLALLDAPDIDSLVADNRVLAAELICAADIWVMVTTAARYADAVPWHLLRTAKEYDVTLVTVLDRVPHQVVSEVSRQYGALLTKAGLGHVPRFTVPELPESAWGGGLLPASAVAPLRTWLVHQAQDPAARQHVMARTAYGVLDSLKARMPELASAAAAQYAAALRLTSAVDSAYDSEHARVRGRLQSGAVLAGDALKRWRAFPLDCTAGELLDALVESLAALLLCAVTAADERVDEAWRREPAAAAPSLRDRDGHPETAEHRIGLAVRRWRRELEEYAEDGVRVLDRSAAPDPDVVAALVATALLGGRRARSAGEGLAERIGAHGALRLRDRGGRLLADHLDRVMHTERERRLAPLDALDVHPEPQAELIAALSVLQKER
- a CDS encoding Cys-Gln thioester bond-forming surface protein, which produces MLSSFSALSGRGRGAARLAAATLVSGLVAAGVLVAGAGQAAADGTAQNQGGATATIGGLKTHGAAVIHSETGDQEVSAGLFEMSVDGGGTLQTYCVDLYNPTQKDAKYHETPWSGTSLGANENSGKIRWILQNSYPQVNDLAALAEKAGVQGGLTEQDAAAGTQVAVWRYSDDADVDAADPQAEKLADYLEKSARDVAEPAASLTLDPAALSGRPGERLGPVTVRTGASAVTVTPPADAATSGVRIVDRTGKPVTSTADGGQIYVDVPEDAAAGTAELTVQASTTVPVGRAFTSESRSQTQILAGSSESTVSATARATWAKKGAIPALSAAKNCAKGGVDIMAANEGDENFSFELLGAEYTIGAGESRTVTIPLQEDQAYDFTIEGPGGFAQRFTGVLDCMTQAAEAAEADNTSTQTLTEPSPATVGGTAPDTNLAATGSSNATPVIAGVAIGLVLIGGASLLIVRRKKTPEQD
- a CDS encoding YfjP family GTPase, which gives rise to MTAVTDQDHDHGHTEPAEDGAAESVPEEAEASGASSDEEEAVEPEEAEEAEDEHARVDDATSGADSGAPWGDGLIARRVTETAGEQQPAPVVESRASAPQTATTLAYDGALRSRLDALRELVGLSRTRLDSRTLAEAGRVLDEAAARRRLSGQHTVVAIAGATGSGKSQLFNALAGVTISETGVRRPTTAAPIACSWSDGAASLIDRLGIPPRLRRRPAQHTDAEGQLRGLVLVDLPDHDSAAVAHREQVDRVLDLVDAVIWVVDPEKYADAVLHERYLRPMAGHAEVMFVVLNQIDRLPGEATEQVLDDLRRLLDEDGIALGEYGEPGATVLALSALTGDGVGELREALGQFVSERGAAARRISADIDAAAWGLRPVYATSRRTGLSEEARDEFAARLADAVGATAAGEAAERAWLRNANRACGTPWLRLWRWYQDRREPPTGRLPLRAQADEEATARQRVEQAVRTVAERASGGLPAPWAQAVREAAVRGSQGLPEALDDLAARAGLPPGRPPRPGWWPAAVLVQASMTLLQVVGGLWLVGQIVGVMAPNLGVPVLLMVAGIVGGPLVEWSCRMAARGPARRYGMEAERRLREAAAGCGRARVLDPVAAELLRYREVREQYGRVTGVGVG
- a CDS encoding single-stranded DNA-binding protein translates to MNETIISVVGNVATQPVYREVATGPSARFRLAVTARYLDREKNEWTDGHTNFFTVWANRQLATNAAASLTVGDPVLVQGRLKVRSEVREQQTWTSADIDAVAIGHDLARGTSAFRRPGRPEPAVSGPPPGPEPDWETPEAVAQPAPEPAAVT